DNA sequence from the Oligoflexus sp. genome:
CCTCGCTTTCATGGAAGGCATGATCTTCGCCTTCACCCTTTATGTGGCCCGCATGCTGGCCTTTCTGATGGGGACCAGCCTGAGACAGACGGAAGAGGAAGCGACCTCGTCTGATTTTGCGGAACTCTTTGTCACTGGCGGTCTGATTCTGATTCTGACTCTGCCGGGCGCGATCGTCTTCTGGTGGTTCAGCCGTGCGAGTGCTCTGCGGGCTGATCAAAGAGTGGCTGCTGTGTTCGGCAGCGCTCCATATCGCGCCTTGCTTGCTCGATTGCCCGGTGGCCAGCCCCCGCGGCGTGAAATATTTTCCGATGCCTTCAAGCTGCAGAGCCGCCGTTATCCGGCGTTTCTATCCTGGATGACGCTGCAGCCTGATGTTTCCCTTCGAACCAAACGTTTACCTGTCTAAGGATACGCTCGATGAATGCAACGATCAAAAAGACCTACAACGCCCGCGTGGTATTTTGGATTCTGGCCGCTCTGGTAGCACTGACTGCTGTTTACATGACCATCGTCATCAAGAAAGTTCCACGCAGCGTGGAAAGCTCGAAGATCGGGCCTTTCCCGGCGCTCGTGGAAAAGTTCGTGGCCTTTCATAAAAATCCGCCCGCACCGGGGCATGACGGCAAGACCTGGGACAAGGAAGAGGTGAACGCTGTGATGCAGCAGCTGACGCCGTATGAAGGCCTTGCCATGAAAAGAGCGGCTGTGAAGTATGAGCTGCTCAACGTCAGTCAGACGACTCTGGATGAACGCCCGCTGCTGATGATGCGTCTGAAACATCCTGAAGGCGCCCAGTTCAGCCTGGCCATGTTCCCGATTGCCAAGCGGCACTTTCCGAAGACGCGCAGCTTCGTGCATAAGGATGCCTGGTTCTTTCAGTATGGCAAGGACCTGGAAGGCTCGCCTATGGCGCTGCAAACGGAGATCCCTTCCCTCAAAGGACAGAACGAGAATTTGATCGCCACCAACTATGGTAACGATTACTACCTGCTTTTGATAGGGGAGTCATCGGCTAAAGAGCTTGCCAAATGGCTGTTTGAAAGTACGACCGTCTTCTCGCCCAAGAAATGAAATTTTTTTCAGGCTTTGGTGTTGACAAAAATATCTGAAACCAATAATTATGGAGTCCTCCTAGCGGGGGTGTAGTTAAGTTGGTTATAACGCCGGCCTGTCACGCCGGAGGCCGCGGGTTCAAGTCCCGTCGCTCCCGCCATTTTTGCAAGGTATCGCGTTAAGCGAGAAAAATAAAAGCCTCTCTCAGTAACCCTGAGAGAGGCTTTTTGACGTGTCATTGCAGAGTGCTGAAATTCTTCATTTTTTTGAAAAAAAAGTTGGACAAGCGGAACCAGTTTCTGTATCTTCACAACTCGTCGGATGGGGGTGTAGTTAAGTTGGTTATAACGCCGGCCTGTCACGCCGGAGGCCGCGGGTTCAAGTCCCGTCGCTCCCGCCACTTAAATTCGAAGATTAAAACCTCTCTGTGAAAACAGAGAGGTTTTTTCTTTTCGGCTGTGAAAACGGAAAGTTTTTTTCGAATTGTAGAGATTTTCCAAACCGCGGAGACTCCCGAACCGCGGAGGTCTTTCAAAACCCCCGCGCCCCACGTTTCAAGTCCCGCTCTCACACAGCTTTTCCATCACCTCAAGCAATTCCTTGATATCCACGGGCTTCGCCACATGAGCCTGAAACCCACTGCGAAAGGCCCGGGTTTTATCCTGCCCTCGGGTATAGGCGCTCAGGGCAATCGCCGGAATCGCGCCGCCTCCTGTGCGTCCACGGGCCCTAAGGGCCTCGGCGAATTGAAAACCATCCATCGTCGGCATGCCGATGTCGGAAACTATAAAGTCAAAGGTCTTGCCGATCAGAATCTGCAGCGCCGCCTCGCCACTTTCCGCCAGCTCCACAGTCAGCCCCAGCCGCGTGAAGACCAGAGCCAGAACCTTGCGTGACGCCGGCTCATCATCGACTATGAGAATGCGCTTGTTCTGCAGGACGGGCGGACACTCCAGGCGAAAAAAATCACTCGGTGTCTCCCGTAGTCCCTGCACGGCCATGTCCAAAGGCGCGATCGGAAGTTCGATCTCAAAACGCGCCCCCTGATTCTTGCCCGTGCTATGCGCCCGGATGCGACCACCGTGCAGTTCTATCAAGTGACGGCAGATGGCAAGGCCCAAGCCGAGTCCCAGATGCTTGCGGGCCATGCTGTTGTCGCCCTGACGGAAGCGATCGAAAATGAAAGGCAGAAGGTCGGGTTCGATACCCTGACCGCTGTCCTGGATGGATATGCGGACGTTGGAATCCTCCTGCGCGAATTCAAGGTCGATGCGCCCCTGCTTGGGCGTGAATTTCACAGCGTTGTTCAGAAGGTTCCAAAAAACCTGCTGCAGACGATCGGGATCAGCATAGACCATGACCGGCTGCTTAAGGTTATTGATCAGCTGAATACCCTTGGACTGAAGCGCGGGCTTCACCGAACTGATGGCATTCTGCAGCACGCGATTCACATCGATGACCTCGGCGTGGATCTGCATCTTGCCGCTGACGATGCGCGAGATATCGATCAGATCCTCGATCAGCTGCAGCTGATCATAGGCATTGCGCTCGATGGTTTGATAGGCATCTTCATATTCGCTTTCATGCAAAAGCCCGCCGCGTATCATCTGCATCCAGCCGATCATGGAATTCAAAGGCGTTCGCAGTTCATGCGAGACCATGGCCAGAAATTCATCCTTGGCCTGGTTCGCATACTGCAGCTCCCGGTTCAGGTTTTCAATCTCCTCAGCCTTACGCACGATGCTGGCAACCAGGAGATAAAGAAAACGCGTGGCCGCTTCCACCTGCCAATCAAGCCAGTGCTGCGATTGTCCGTTCACCGTCTCCTGCCACAGCGCAAAAGAACCGCGCGGGGTCAGACGATTGGTTTCTGGATCCTGAATCTTGCCGGGATTTCCAGCCCAGTTGACGATGCTGACCAACTCCGGTCGAAACCAGATGATGCAATCGTCGTGTCCGGAATGCAGATGAATGACAATGATGCCAGACGCGGTATGAGCAAAACGCGCGGCTTCCGGAAAATCCCTGGACAGTTTATGAGTCACGTAAACGTCTTTTTTATCCTGAGCCTGAAGCCAGGCCACCAGCTCGGTAATGTCGGTCTTGCTCGGCGTGACGCCCGCAGTCGCGATCTGATTCCGATATTTGATGGCTACGCCCTGAGCCTGCACCAGCTGCAAAAGATCCGCCGAGCGCTGCAAAAGGCCTTCGATCAAAGATGAGGCTGCGGCAGCGCTGGTGAGGATATCCGACATGAACTGGGCGGCGGCCGCGCGCGGCGAATTATGATCGCTACGTTCACGGGATGCGATCTGCCAGGATAGGATCTGCGCGAGCGATTCGCAGGCGAGTCGCACATCGTAGGACACATGCTTGGGGGCATAGTGATGGCAGGCGATCAGTCCCCAGAGCTTTCCCTCCTGCACCAGAGAAACCGACATGGACGCCTCAACGCCCATGTTGCGAAGATACTGCAGGTGAATGGGTGACACACTCCTTAGAACGGAATGGCTCAAATCAATGGGTTCGTGCAGCTTGGACTGAGAATGGGCGATCAAAGGAGCCGGGGTGTAATCGCGATCTGCAATCAGGCGCAGCCTATTGATGGTATAAAGGCGCCGGGCCTGCTCCGGTATATCGGAGGCCGGATAATGAAGGCCCAGGAAAGGCTCCAGGTGGGCTTCCCTGGCTTCCGCCACCACCTGGCCATTCCAATCGCTGTCAAAGCGATAAAGCATGACGCGATCGAATCCTGTCAGATGTTTGACCTCCTGCGCCGCGCGATGACACATCTCATCTACCCTATCCATCTCCCGCATGCCGGAGATGGTTTGCCGCAGGCGCAGATGGTAATTGTCGAAAATTCCGTTTGCGCTGCTTCCATGATCCTCAAGCTCGATGATGAGAAGACCCGAGCTGCGATGCAGAATGCCCTGCATCAGGCGGCTCTGGCCCGCGTTCTGATGCTTGACCTCCAAAGGTCCGCAGAGGCGCGGATCACTCACGCTGCCGAGGCAGTCGAAGATGTTCTTCAGGCTGGGCTCATCAAACAGTATCGAAATGTCTTTTTGCAGAATGGATTCGGCCGAGTATCCGAAGAAATCGAAAATATTGTTGCTGACAAGTTCAATGACCCGACTGCTTTCCTTGATTCCCACAAGCACGCCATGAGGCTGAATGGATCCAGGGATGTGAATGGGTTCCTGGTCACAGTTGGTGAGATCCACGGTGCGATCGGTCGGATCATTTTTCATCGTGTGATTCCAATATTATTCAAACGACATTCAACAGTAATGCGCAGTATCCATTTTTTCAATCCCTTGCTCTGCGTCAGAAATTAATTAAAACGCACGCACCTTTTCGCACCTTATTTCCCGGATTCTTTAACATGATGGAATCGCTGATTTATACCTGTGAACGCTGCAGACAATTGTCTGCATTTTTTTTCTGATCACCGAGATGCTGGGCCGTTCTTTTCTTGCAAAGAACCTTGCGAAGAACGAAAATTCCGGCTATTTTTCTTGCGCAACCCTTCAACGTGAAACGCACGAAGAGACGACTATGGCCTTGGACGGTCTTCAAACGAGAAAGCTTGTTCCGACAGGAATTTCAGGATTGGATGATATCCTGCTCGGCGGTGTGATGCTGGGCAACGTGATCATTCTCGAGGGCATGCCCGGGACCGGGAAAACGACGCTGGCGTTGGAATTTCTTTATCGAGGCGCGGCGGAGATGAATGAGCCGGGGCTTCTGCTCAGCTTCGAAACCTCGCCGGAAAAGCTGCGACGGGATGCGGCGGGCTTTGGTTGGGATCTGCTCGAACTGGAGCGCCAGGACAAATTGAAAATCCTGGAACCGGAACCGAAGGGCCTTTGGGATGATCTGCAGAATGGCGAAGGCCCTGTCTTTCAGGAGCTGAATCGACTGGGCGCGAAACGCTTGGTGATAGATAGTTTGACACCGCTGCGAATCATGGCGGAGCAGAACGGTCCTTATGCATTGCGCGCCATACTTCATAAACTGCTCGATCAGCTGATCAAGATTCCGGTGACCGCCATGATCACGACAGAAATCAGCAGCACCCGGCCTGTTGGAGAAACCGGGGCGCTGGCCGAACAGTACCTGGGTGATACTGTCATGACCCTGCGCAAACAGGCCAGGCGCCGCAGCGTGCATCGCTCGATTGAAATAGCCAAGTCGCGCGGCCAGGACTTTATCTCGGGATGGCACTCTCTTAAGATTCGCGAAGGGCACGGCATTTCCGTCTTTCCCCGCGTTTATGCCCGTCCTCGGGATAATGAGGAGCAGCCGACCTCCACGTATCGCGTTTCCTCGGGCAATGCGTCGCTCGACAGCATGCTCGGCGGTGGTCTTTTGAAAGGCTCCATCACTCTGGTCAGCGGTGTTTCGGGCACGGGAAAAACCATTTTGGGGATGCAGTTCCTCAGCGAAGGCGCCCGAGCGCAGGAGCGCTGCCTTCTGGTATCCTTGGATGAGCATCCCGAGCAAATCCTAAGAAACGCCGATGCTCTTGGACTCGACTTCCGTAGCCTCCACGAAGCGGAGCATATCCTTCTTCACTACGATTCGCCGTTGGAAGTGGAACTCGATGAACATTTCTATTGGGTCAAAGGCCTTGTGGAAAAACACAATGTCACGCGGGTGGTCATCGACTCCGTGGCGACCTATGAAAACGCCTTGCCCGATGAATCCCGTGAGTTTTCTGTGGCGCTGGCCAATTATCTGAAAGGCCGCATGGTGACCACGATCTTCAACTTTGAATGCCCCGAGCTGCTCGGGATTTCCCAGATCAATGATCGCATGAAGTCCTCGGCCATCGCCGATAGCATCGTGCTGCTGAACTACATTGAAATTTCCACCATGATCCGTCGGGCCATCACCATTCCCAAGTCGCGCGGCAGTCAACCCGATCATCGCACGCGGGAATATCGGATCGAGCAGGGCGGCATCACCATCCTCGATGATAAGTCCGTCGAGGGCGTGGAACGCGTGCCGCAGCTGCCCTTGTCCAGCTATTACGGTGTCCTGGCCCGGGCTCCGACGCGGCACAGTCCGATCATTGATGAGCATGTGGCAGCGGGCAAGCCTCTGCCGAAGTCCAAGCTGCCCAAATCCTCGCTCAAGGATAAAAAAGAGAGCACAGGCAAAGCCCGGAGCAGGAAAGGACGCTGAATGCAGCAAATCCCTGGTGATGGTGAACAGCCGTTCCTGGATCGTTCCGTATGGACGGAACCTCTTTTCAAATTTGCTCAGGTTTCAGGTCTGGTCATTAGCCTTTACGATCCCAAGGGAAGGCGCTTGTGCGGGCCCTGCTTCAATCAGAGTCTCGCCTCGCGTTTGGCGCGCGCGGGCATATGGGATGAAGGCGGCTGGGGCCTGGCTCATGAACGGCAGCTGGTCCAGGGCTGCGTTCGGCAGAAAGAGGCCGTTCAGGAATCCATTCTAGGGCTTTTCGGGCAACTCGCCCTGCCCTGTTCCCACCAGGGTGAGGTGGCCCTTGTTTTTGTGCTGGGCTGGGTGCCTCAGCACGGAGCGGATTCGGAGACGCTGAAACACCTTGCGAACGTGCTTGAAATTCCGTTGGAAGAAATCTGGCAGCAGATTC
Encoded proteins:
- a CDS encoding ATP-binding protein; the protein is MKNDPTDRTVDLTNCDQEPIHIPGSIQPHGVLVGIKESSRVIELVSNNIFDFFGYSAESILQKDISILFDEPSLKNIFDCLGSVSDPRLCGPLEVKHQNAGQSRLMQGILHRSSGLLIIELEDHGSSANGIFDNYHLRLRQTISGMREMDRVDEMCHRAAQEVKHLTGFDRVMLYRFDSDWNGQVVAEAREAHLEPFLGLHYPASDIPEQARRLYTINRLRLIADRDYTPAPLIAHSQSKLHEPIDLSHSVLRSVSPIHLQYLRNMGVEASMSVSLVQEGKLWGLIACHHYAPKHVSYDVRLACESLAQILSWQIASRERSDHNSPRAAAAQFMSDILTSAAAASSLIEGLLQRSADLLQLVQAQGVAIKYRNQIATAGVTPSKTDITELVAWLQAQDKKDVYVTHKLSRDFPEAARFAHTASGIIVIHLHSGHDDCIIWFRPELVSIVNWAGNPGKIQDPETNRLTPRGSFALWQETVNGQSQHWLDWQVEAATRFLYLLVASIVRKAEEIENLNRELQYANQAKDEFLAMVSHELRTPLNSMIGWMQMIRGGLLHESEYEDAYQTIERNAYDQLQLIEDLIDISRIVSGKMQIHAEVIDVNRVLQNAISSVKPALQSKGIQLINNLKQPVMVYADPDRLQQVFWNLLNNAVKFTPKQGRIDLEFAQEDSNVRISIQDSGQGIEPDLLPFIFDRFRQGDNSMARKHLGLGLGLAICRHLIELHGGRIRAHSTGKNQGARFEIELPIAPLDMAVQGLRETPSDFFRLECPPVLQNKRILIVDDEPASRKVLALVFTRLGLTVELAESGEAALQILIGKTFDFIVSDIGMPTMDGFQFAEALRARGRTGGGAIPAIALSAYTRGQDKTRAFRSGFQAHVAKPVDIKELLEVMEKLCESGT
- a CDS encoding ATPase domain-containing protein — protein: MALDGLQTRKLVPTGISGLDDILLGGVMLGNVIILEGMPGTGKTTLALEFLYRGAAEMNEPGLLLSFETSPEKLRRDAAGFGWDLLELERQDKLKILEPEPKGLWDDLQNGEGPVFQELNRLGAKRLVIDSLTPLRIMAEQNGPYALRAILHKLLDQLIKIPVTAMITTEISSTRPVGETGALAEQYLGDTVMTLRKQARRRSVHRSIEIAKSRGQDFISGWHSLKIREGHGISVFPRVYARPRDNEEQPTSTYRVSSGNASLDSMLGGGLLKGSITLVSGVSGTGKTILGMQFLSEGARAQERCLLVSLDEHPEQILRNADALGLDFRSLHEAEHILLHYDSPLEVELDEHFYWVKGLVEKHNVTRVVIDSVATYENALPDESREFSVALANYLKGRMVTTIFNFECPELLGISQINDRMKSSAIADSIVLLNYIEISTMIRRAITIPKSRGSQPDHRTREYRIEQGGITILDDKSVEGVERVPQLPLSSYYGVLARAPTRHSPIIDEHVAAGKPLPKSKLPKSSLKDKKESTGKARSRKGR